A portion of the Sandaracinobacteroides saxicola genome contains these proteins:
- a CDS encoding GlsB/YeaQ/YmgE family stress response membrane protein: MSWIGAIIIGFVAGLLARAISSDPRNPQGCLFTTLLGIVGAAVFTWIGKQLGWYADGEWTGFIGATLGAILVLAVWRQVVGNK; encoded by the coding sequence ATGAGCTGGATCGGCGCCATCATCATCGGTTTCGTCGCCGGCCTGCTCGCGCGCGCCATCTCGTCCGACCCGCGCAACCCGCAGGGCTGCCTGTTCACCACATTGCTCGGCATCGTCGGCGCCGCCGTCTTCACGTGGATCGGCAAGCAGCTCGGCTGGTATGCCGACGGTGAATGGACCGGCTTCATCGGCGCGACGCTCGGCGCCATTCTCGTGCTGGCGGTCTGGCGGCAGGTCGTGGGCAACAAATAG
- a CDS encoding lipase family alpha/beta hydrolase translates to MTAMRANPATPRPQAPRPTPLALLGEVRSPVNFIAFMRQRSRLIANLPSWPTRTVLVLPGFLSGDWATAPLRSVLSGLGHRVHGWGLGRNLGLRPGLFETLEARVEDLAQAHSAPVALVGWSLGGLFAVELARRHASMVRQVITLGSPVSGDLYANNAWPLYQRVAGHRIDAAPIDWRPGALPPVPFTAVTARGDGVIDRSASRAPDGPLVENVTIEGTHSGLGWNPAAIRVVADRLARH, encoded by the coding sequence ATGACAGCGATGCGCGCGAATCCGGCCACCCCTCGTCCCCAGGCACCGCGGCCCACCCCGCTGGCGCTGCTGGGGGAGGTGCGCTCGCCCGTCAATTTCATCGCCTTCATGCGGCAGCGCTCGCGCCTGATCGCCAACCTGCCCAGCTGGCCCACCCGCACCGTCCTCGTGCTGCCCGGCTTCCTGTCGGGCGACTGGGCCACCGCGCCACTGCGCTCGGTGCTGTCCGGCCTTGGCCACCGCGTCCACGGCTGGGGGCTGGGCCGCAACCTCGGCCTGCGCCCCGGCCTCTTCGAAACGCTCGAAGCGCGCGTCGAAGACCTGGCGCAAGCGCATTCCGCACCGGTCGCCCTGGTCGGCTGGAGCCTCGGCGGCCTGTTCGCGGTCGAACTCGCCCGCCGCCATGCCTCGATGGTGCGCCAGGTCATCACGCTGGGGTCACCGGTCTCGGGCGACCTCTACGCCAACAACGCCTGGCCGCTCTATCAGCGTGTCGCCGGCCACCGCATCGATGCCGCCCCGATCGACTGGCGGCCCGGCGCGCTGCCGCCCGTCCCCTTCACCGCCGTCACCGCCCGCGGCGACGGCGTGATCGACCGCAGCGCCTCCCGCGCGCCCGACGGGCCGCTGGTGGAAAATGTCACCATCGAAGGCACCCACAGCGGCCTCGGCTGGAATCCCGCCGCCATTCGTGTGGTTGCCGACAGGCTCGCGCGGCATTAA
- a CDS encoding ferritin-like domain-containing protein: MRWTLDDIDWAGFDPARVDPDLLAVVKTASLVEANAADYVAYLRNVFADDPDFVAAAVQWGVEEEQHGAALARWAELADPRWSAAAALADFRANYRLDLDTDVSIRGSRAQEMIARQVVETGTSSFYSAIRDASACPVLREVAGRIAADEFHHYRLFRTHAERYAAGKLSLWARVKTALTRFQEAEDDELGWAWFAANVRPAQPDAVYAARDWGADYWVRAMALYRRPHIDNGVRMLLRAVGLAPNGVLFRGVSALLWFATRRRAAALAG; the protein is encoded by the coding sequence ATGCGCTGGACTTTGGATGATATCGACTGGGCAGGATTCGACCCCGCGCGGGTGGATCCCGACCTGCTGGCGGTGGTGAAGACCGCGTCCTTGGTGGAGGCGAATGCCGCCGACTATGTCGCCTATCTGCGCAATGTCTTTGCCGATGACCCGGACTTTGTGGCGGCGGCGGTGCAGTGGGGCGTGGAGGAGGAGCAGCATGGCGCGGCGCTGGCGCGCTGGGCGGAGCTGGCAGACCCGCGCTGGTCGGCGGCGGCGGCGCTGGCGGATTTCCGCGCCAATTACCGGCTCGACCTGGACACCGATGTGTCGATCCGTGGCAGCCGGGCGCAGGAGATGATCGCCCGGCAGGTGGTGGAGACCGGCACCAGCAGCTTCTATTCGGCGATCAGGGACGCCAGCGCCTGCCCGGTGCTGCGCGAGGTGGCGGGGCGGATCGCGGCGGACGAGTTCCACCATTACCGCCTGTTCCGCACCCATGCCGAGCGTTATGCGGCGGGCAAGCTCTCGCTGTGGGCGCGGGTGAAGACGGCGTTGACGCGGTTCCAGGAAGCCGAGGATGACGAATTGGGCTGGGCCTGGTTCGCCGCCAATGTGCGGCCGGCGCAGCCCGATGCGGTCTATGCCGCCCGCGACTGGGGCGCCGATTATTGGGTGCGCGCGATGGCGCTGTATCGCCGGCCGCATATCGACAATGGCGTGCGGATGCTGCTGCGCGCGGTGGGACTGGCCCCCAACGGCGTGCTGTTCCGGGGCGTTTCGGCGCTGTTGTGGTTCGCCACCCGGCGGCGGGCGGCGGCACTGGCGGGTTAG
- a CDS encoding dicarboxylate/amino acid:cation symporter, translated as MTATTAAALRTLAGLLLGLAAGVTVAALIPERGDSLLALADPIGTLWLNALKLTVIPLVLALLISGLASAADTARAGGLAARSLGIFAVMLLLSATLAITAGPALLALSPPPPGLAAAIPPGTTLPSPPPLSQWVNGLIPPNIFKALADGSMLQIVIFGLALGFAALTLSPQRRAALLAPIDALADAMLVIVGWVLWAAPLGVFALAFGLGERAGVAGVGTLVHYVGFVSLMCILSLLLAWLLAWVWGGVPPLRFIRALGPALAVGLGTQSSLATLPLMVKASGELGVPDRVTRLTLPLAVTTFRITSPMANMAVVLYCAAILDIDYSTGALIAAAATALLMSFTVVSLPSQITFFAALIPIGTVLGVPPEIYVPFLAVEILPDLFRTIGNVVADVSAATIAARGERKTD; from the coding sequence ATGACCGCCACCACCGCCGCCGCGCTCCGCACCCTCGCCGGCCTCCTGCTGGGTCTCGCCGCCGGCGTCACCGTGGCGGCGCTGATTCCCGAACGCGGCGACAGCCTGCTGGCGCTCGCAGACCCCATCGGCACGCTCTGGCTCAACGCCTTGAAACTCACCGTCATCCCGCTGGTGCTCGCGCTCCTCATCAGCGGGCTGGCCTCCGCCGCCGACACCGCCCGCGCCGGCGGCCTCGCCGCCCGCTCGCTCGGCATCTTCGCCGTCATGCTGCTGCTGTCCGCCACGCTCGCCATCACCGCCGGGCCGGCCCTTCTCGCCCTTTCCCCGCCGCCGCCCGGCCTCGCCGCCGCCATCCCGCCCGGCACCACGCTGCCCAGCCCGCCGCCGCTCAGCCAATGGGTCAACGGCCTGATCCCGCCCAACATCTTCAAGGCGCTGGCCGACGGTTCCATGCTCCAGATCGTGATCTTCGGCCTCGCCCTCGGCTTCGCCGCGCTCACCCTGTCGCCGCAACGCCGCGCCGCCCTGCTTGCCCCGATCGACGCGCTGGCGGATGCGATGCTGGTGATCGTCGGCTGGGTGCTGTGGGCGGCGCCGCTCGGCGTGTTCGCGCTCGCCTTCGGCCTGGGCGAACGCGCCGGCGTCGCCGGCGTCGGCACCCTCGTCCACTATGTCGGCTTCGTCTCGCTGATGTGCATCCTGTCGCTGCTGCTGGCATGGCTGCTTGCCTGGGTGTGGGGCGGCGTGCCGCCGTTGCGCTTCATCCGCGCGCTCGGCCCGGCGCTCGCCGTCGGCCTCGGCACGCAAAGCTCGCTCGCCACCCTGCCGCTGATGGTGAAGGCCAGCGGCGAGCTTGGCGTGCCCGACCGTGTCACGCGGCTCACCCTGCCGCTCGCCGTCACCACCTTCCGCATCACCAGCCCGATGGCCAACATGGCGGTCGTTCTTTACTGCGCCGCCATCCTGGATATCGACTACAGCACCGGCGCCTTGATCGCCGCCGCCGCCACCGCGCTGCTGATGAGCTTCACCGTGGTCAGCCTGCCCAGCCAGATCACCTTCTTCGCCGCCCTCATCCCGATCGGCACCGTGCTCGGCGTGCCGCCGGAAATCTATGTGCCGTTCCTGGCGGTCGAAATCCTGCCCGACCTGTTCCGCACCATCGGCAATGTGGTGGCGGACGTGTCCGCCGCCACCATCGCGGCGCGCGGCGAACGAAAGACCGATTAG
- a CDS encoding phosphotransferase family protein, protein MAEDWDAIAGWLAARGHRLAGPGERLAGGLANLNYRVVVDGRDAVLRRPPGGVLAAGASDMGREARVLRALAPVLPLVPRLLVFCDDAGVIGVPWQLIEWRPGVAVGGSLPPGFAATDGGWMTDALLEAMVGLHALAPEAVGLGALGRPGFKARTLAGWARRAEAAFGDARPAGLDGLLARLAAEVPDDAPPRLLHMDLKFDNLLLDPGARCATALIDWDMGTLGPPGFDLAVLLSYWAMPGDPVDVHALGAVPSLTPGWPTRAAVIAGYAARAGGVPDHLGWLLALARLRLGVAWMQLYRLWQRGDLAGDRYAGFERQAGAVIAHAADVYGETA, encoded by the coding sequence ATGGCAGAGGATTGGGATGCGATTGCAGGCTGGCTGGCGGCGCGGGGGCATCGCCTCGCCGGGCCGGGGGAGCGGCTGGCGGGTGGGCTGGCGAACCTGAACTATCGGGTGGTGGTGGACGGGCGGGATGCGGTGTTGCGGCGGCCGCCGGGGGGTGTGCTGGCCGCGGGCGCGAGCGACATGGGGCGGGAGGCACGGGTGCTGCGGGCGCTGGCGCCGGTGCTGCCGCTGGTGCCGCGGCTGCTGGTGTTTTGCGATGATGCCGGCGTTATCGGTGTGCCGTGGCAGCTGATCGAGTGGCGGCCGGGAGTGGCGGTGGGCGGGTCGCTGCCGCCGGGGTTCGCCGCCACGGATGGCGGCTGGATGACCGACGCGCTGCTGGAGGCGATGGTGGGGCTGCATGCTCTGGCTCCGGAGGCGGTGGGTCTGGGTGCTCTGGGCCGGCCGGGATTCAAGGCGCGGACGCTGGCGGGCTGGGCGCGGCGGGCGGAGGCGGCATTCGGGGATGCGCGGCCGGCGGGGCTGGATGGGCTGCTGGCGCGGCTGGCGGCGGAGGTGCCGGACGATGCGCCGCCGCGGCTGCTGCACATGGACCTGAAGTTCGACAACCTGCTGCTCGATCCCGGAGCGCGCTGCGCCACCGCGCTGATCGACTGGGACATGGGCACGCTGGGGCCGCCGGGGTTCGATCTGGCGGTGCTGCTGAGTTACTGGGCGATGCCGGGCGACCCCGTGGATGTGCACGCGCTGGGGGCGGTTCCCAGCCTGACGCCGGGCTGGCCGACGCGGGCGGCGGTGATCGCCGGCTATGCCGCGCGGGCGGGCGGTGTGCCGGATCATCTGGGCTGGCTGCTGGCGCTGGCGCGGCTGCGGCTGGGGGTCGCGTGGATGCAACTCTATCGCTTGTGGCAGCGGGGCGATCTGGCGGGGGATCGCTATGCCGGGTTCGAACGTCAAGCAGGCGCGGTGATCGCGCATGCGGCGGATGTTTATGGAGAGACGGCATGA
- a CDS encoding acyl-CoA dehydrogenase family protein — protein sequence MIDFTPPRETLALAAKVRRFVAEEIVPYERDPRLTQHGPTDDLRREMVARARAAGLLTLQAPARFGGMEFSHLDQAVIFEAAGWSTLGPVAMNCAAPDEGNMFILGKIASEEQQERWLRPVIEGRERSVFAMTEPDGAGSDPAQLKTEAVFDGTHYTINGLKWLITGVNGAKTWIIMAKLLPHDFGNDGPTLFLCDGDTPGIEIERVMNSMDRNYVEGHGVVRFRDLKLPASALVGEAGAAFRYAQMRLAPARMTHCMRWLGAATRAHVIALDHARRRTAFGKPLIEHQGVSFMLADNEMALQAARLAIWHTCWLMDRGVKGRHESSMAKASVSEALFAVADRCVQILGGIGVTDETVVEMIWRDMRPFRLYDGPTEVHKYAIGRTLNHKGTGMTALFEDAA from the coding sequence ATGATCGATTTCACCCCGCCGCGCGAAACGCTGGCGCTGGCCGCGAAGGTGCGGCGGTTCGTGGCCGAGGAGATCGTGCCCTATGAGCGCGACCCGCGGCTGACGCAGCATGGGCCGACGGACGATTTGCGGCGGGAGATGGTGGCGAGGGCCCGGGCGGCGGGGTTGTTGACCTTGCAGGCGCCGGCGCGGTTCGGCGGCATGGAGTTCAGCCATCTGGACCAGGCGGTGATTTTCGAGGCGGCGGGGTGGAGCACGCTGGGGCCGGTCGCCATGAACTGCGCGGCGCCGGACGAGGGCAACATGTTCATCCTGGGGAAGATCGCCAGCGAGGAACAGCAGGAGCGCTGGCTGCGGCCGGTGATCGAGGGCCGGGAGCGGAGCGTGTTCGCGATGACGGAACCCGATGGCGCGGGGAGCGATCCGGCGCAGTTGAAGACCGAGGCCGTGTTCGACGGGACGCATTACACCATCAACGGGCTGAAATGGCTGATCACGGGGGTGAATGGCGCCAAGACCTGGATCATCATGGCGAAGCTGCTGCCCCATGATTTCGGCAACGATGGCCCGACGCTGTTCCTGTGCGATGGTGACACGCCGGGGATCGAGATCGAGCGGGTGATGAACTCGATGGACCGCAATTATGTGGAGGGGCATGGGGTGGTGCGCTTCCGCGACCTCAAGCTGCCGGCGAGCGCGCTGGTGGGGGAGGCGGGCGCCGCGTTCCGCTATGCGCAGATGCGGCTGGCGCCGGCGCGGATGACACACTGCATGCGCTGGCTGGGGGCGGCGACGCGGGCGCATGTCATCGCGCTCGACCATGCGCGGCGGCGGACGGCGTTCGGCAAGCCGCTCATCGAGCATCAGGGGGTGAGTTTCATGCTCGCCGACAATGAGATGGCGTTGCAGGCGGCGCGGCTGGCGATCTGGCATACCTGCTGGCTGATGGACCGGGGCGTGAAGGGGCGGCACGAGAGCAGCATGGCGAAGGCGAGCGTCAGCGAGGCGCTGTTCGCGGTGGCGGATCGCTGCGTGCAGATCCTGGGCGGCATCGGCGTGACGGATGAGACGGTGGTGGAGATGATCTGGCGCGACATGCGGCCGTTCCGGCTGTATGACGGCCCGACCGAGGTGCATAAATATGCCATCGGCCGCACGCTCAATCACAAAGGCACGGGCATGACGGCGCTGTTCGAGGATGCGGCGTGA
- a CDS encoding NUDIX hydrolase: MSVAWEGRFIEAHVVPHGRGGQWEYVKRVGGIGAAVILALTDANEIVLVEQYRPPLGRACIELPAGLVGDVTAGEAVLDSARRELIEETGFAAAEWEMIGEFASSPGMVGETFHLFRATGLSRAGAGGGVDGEGIEVHVVAVDAMPSFLTAARARGCAIDTRLLLTLRLV, from the coding sequence GTGAGCGTTGCCTGGGAGGGGCGATTCATCGAGGCGCATGTGGTGCCGCACGGGCGTGGCGGGCAGTGGGAATATGTGAAGCGGGTGGGCGGCATCGGGGCGGCGGTGATCCTGGCGCTGACCGACGCAAACGAGATTGTTCTGGTGGAGCAGTATCGGCCGCCGCTGGGGCGGGCCTGCATCGAGCTGCCGGCGGGGCTGGTGGGGGATGTGACCGCGGGCGAGGCGGTGCTGGACTCGGCACGGCGCGAGCTGATCGAGGAGACGGGCTTTGCAGCCGCTGAGTGGGAGATGATCGGCGAGTTCGCCTCCAGCCCGGGGATGGTGGGGGAGACGTTTCACCTGTTCCGCGCCACCGGGTTGAGCCGCGCGGGCGCGGGCGGCGGGGTGGATGGCGAGGGGATTGAGGTGCATGTGGTGGCGGTGGATGCCATGCCTTCCTTCCTGACCGCGGCGCGGGCAAGAGGGTGCGCGATCGACACGCGGCTGTTGCTGACCTTGCGACTTGTCTGA
- a CDS encoding outer membrane protein — protein sequence MRKFSSLALLGLAVSAPAFAAEPFNGPYVGATLGWQQDRLNLSVTDGGVTQSASATADGLGFGGSLGYDFKLDDSIVLGLEASIGGTTGKLTDGAAPGVSIKAGRTLGVTGRLGFLAAPETLVYAKGGYVNGRFSFRDSGDNVSTNKDGWTLGAGVEQSLTPNISARLEYAYSKFGRFGESGADIGLDQISARFTRNEIKAGVNFRF from the coding sequence ATGCGCAAATTCTCTTCGCTGGCCCTGCTGGGTCTGGCGGTGTCAGCTCCCGCCTTTGCGGCCGAACCGTTCAACGGGCCCTATGTCGGCGCGACGCTCGGCTGGCAGCAGGACCGGTTGAACCTGTCGGTGACCGATGGCGGTGTCACCCAAAGCGCGTCGGCGACCGCCGACGGGTTGGGGTTCGGTGGCAGCCTGGGCTATGACTTCAAGCTGGACGACAGCATCGTGCTGGGTCTGGAGGCCAGCATCGGCGGCACGACCGGCAAGCTGACCGACGGCGCGGCACCCGGCGTGTCGATCAAGGCCGGACGGACGCTGGGCGTCACCGGTCGCCTGGGCTTCCTCGCTGCGCCCGAGACGCTGGTCTATGCCAAGGGCGGTTATGTCAACGGCCGGTTCAGTTTCCGCGACAGCGGCGACAATGTTTCCACCAACAAGGACGGCTGGACGCTGGGCGCGGGCGTCGAGCAGTCGCTGACGCCGAACATCTCGGCACGGCTGGAATATGCCTACAGCAAGTTCGGCCGCTTCGGCGAGAGCGGCGCCGACATCGGCCTCGACCAAATCAGCGCGCGTTTCACGCGCAACGAGATCAAGGCGGGCGTCAATTTCCGCTTCTGA
- a CDS encoding [protein-PII] uridylyltransferase, whose product MSEIPNRRAIIDRRAVAESIDAALADCAPDARRGTASRLLKAALTAARAELKRRIAAHPGRGLELAAAHCFLTDQLLRLAHDVALTHLYPAKNPSTAERLSLVAVGGYGRGEMAPFSDVDIMFLTPLRSTPWVEQVVESILYMLWDLGLKVGHSTRTIDEMLRMAKADLSVRTALLEARYVWGDQPLYDEASLRFQREIVSGEARAFIAAKMAERDERHRKLGDSRYVVEPNLKEGKGGLRDLQTLFWIGKFALQARTPEELADKGLFTPAELRQFNRAQNHLWAVRINLHDLVGRAEERLTFDVQRDLAERMGYRARPGVAPVERFMRHYFLTAKTVGDLTGLFIAHLEERFSRSAWLPSLARRPSRLNGFRLNRGRIEIPRDDFFAEDPVRLIELFQLADLHGLEVHPMTMRAANRDAGLIGEGIRRNPRANALFLDILTSPRTPERVLRWMGEAGVFGRFVPDFGRVVAKMQYDMYHHYTVDEHTIHAIGLLNRIEKGELRQDHPLSTAIINQIVSRRVLYVAVLLHDIAKGRGGDHSILGAEVAERLCPRLGLSPAETETVAWLVRYHLLMSATAFKRDLSDFKTIIDFAEAVASPERLRLLLILTVVDIRAVGPGIWNGWKAALLTTLYNSAEEVLRLGHKQTGRNERIADKKARLQSVMGWKDESFAAYAGRFPDSYWLSESPDVLAANMALVAQADLDQSALNVRCTPDATAGATLVTVYAPDHPGIFYRIAGGISLGGANIVDARIHTTRDGMALDNLVIQDPLGGPFDEPARLKRMESAIADALAGKVRLADRLTAKPLARRRQEAFRLAPQVLVDNKASNRFTVVEVNALDRPALLYALTYALYGARVTIHSAHIATYGERAVDVFYLTDLTGDKITSPARIKTLERRLAEVATAPGAPQSAELAA is encoded by the coding sequence ATGAGCGAGATCCCCAACCGCCGCGCCATCATCGACCGCCGCGCCGTGGCGGAGAGCATCGACGCGGCGCTGGCCGACTGCGCGCCGGACGCGCGGCGCGGCACCGCCTCCCGCCTGCTCAAGGCCGCGCTCACCGCCGCCCGCGCCGAACTGAAACGCCGCATCGCCGCCCATCCCGGCCGCGGCCTCGAACTCGCCGCCGCGCATTGCTTCCTGACCGACCAGCTGCTGCGCCTGGCGCATGATGTCGCCCTCACGCACCTCTACCCCGCCAAGAACCCCAGCACGGCGGAACGCCTCAGCCTGGTCGCCGTTGGCGGTTACGGCCGGGGCGAGATGGCGCCCTTCAGCGACGTCGACATCATGTTCCTCACCCCGCTGCGCTCCACGCCCTGGGTGGAACAGGTGGTCGAATCCATCCTCTACATGCTGTGGGACCTGGGGCTGAAGGTCGGGCACAGCACCCGCACCATCGACGAGATGCTGCGCATGGCGAAAGCCGATCTCTCCGTCCGCACCGCGCTGCTCGAGGCCCGCTATGTCTGGGGCGACCAGCCGCTTTATGACGAGGCCAGCCTGCGCTTCCAGCGCGAAATCGTCAGCGGCGAGGCGCGCGCCTTCATCGCCGCCAAGATGGCGGAGCGCGACGAGCGCCACCGCAAGCTGGGAGACAGCCGCTACGTCGTCGAACCCAACCTCAAGGAAGGGAAGGGCGGCCTGCGCGACCTCCAGACCCTGTTCTGGATCGGCAAGTTCGCGCTCCAGGCCCGCACGCCCGAGGAACTCGCCGACAAGGGCCTGTTCACGCCGGCGGAGCTGCGCCAGTTCAACCGCGCGCAGAACCACCTGTGGGCGGTGCGCATCAACCTGCACGACCTGGTCGGCCGCGCCGAGGAGCGCCTGACCTTCGACGTGCAGCGCGACCTCGCCGAGCGCATGGGCTATCGTGCCCGCCCCGGCGTCGCCCCGGTCGAACGTTTCATGCGCCACTATTTCCTGACGGCGAAGACCGTCGGCGACCTGACCGGACTGTTCATCGCGCATCTCGAGGAACGCTTCAGCCGCAGCGCCTGGCTGCCCTCGCTCGCCCGCCGCCCGTCGCGCCTCAACGGCTTCCGTCTCAACCGCGGCCGCATCGAAATCCCGCGCGACGATTTCTTCGCCGAGGACCCGGTGCGCCTCATCGAACTCTTCCAGCTCGCCGACCTGCACGGGCTGGAGGTGCACCCGATGACCATGCGCGCCGCCAACCGCGACGCCGGCCTGATCGGCGAGGGGATCCGCCGCAACCCGCGCGCCAACGCGCTCTTCCTCGACATCCTCACCTCGCCCCGCACGCCCGAACGGGTGCTGCGCTGGATGGGCGAGGCCGGCGTGTTCGGCCGCTTCGTGCCGGACTTCGGTCGCGTCGTCGCCAAGATGCAGTATGACATGTACCACCATTATACCGTGGACGAGCATACCATCCACGCCATCGGTCTCTTGAACCGCATCGAGAAGGGGGAGCTGCGGCAGGACCATCCGCTCTCCACCGCCATCATCAACCAGATCGTCAGCCGCCGCGTGCTCTATGTCGCGGTGCTGTTGCACGACATCGCCAAGGGCCGCGGCGGCGACCACAGCATCCTGGGGGCGGAGGTCGCCGAACGCCTCTGCCCGCGCCTGGGCCTGTCGCCGGCGGAGACCGAAACCGTCGCCTGGCTGGTGCGCTATCACCTGCTGATGAGCGCCACCGCCTTCAAGCGCGACCTGTCGGACTTCAAGACCATCATCGATTTCGCCGAAGCGGTCGCCAGCCCGGAACGGCTGCGCCTGCTGCTGATCCTGACGGTAGTGGACATCCGCGCCGTCGGCCCCGGCATCTGGAACGGCTGGAAGGCGGCGCTGCTCACCACGCTCTATAACAGTGCCGAGGAAGTGCTGCGCCTGGGCCACAAGCAGACCGGCCGCAACGAGCGCATCGCCGACAAGAAGGCGCGGCTGCAAAGCGTGATGGGCTGGAAGGACGAGAGCTTCGCCGCCTATGCCGGCCGCTTCCCCGACAGCTACTGGCTGTCGGAATCCCCCGACGTGCTCGCCGCCAACATGGCGCTGGTGGCGCAGGCCGACCTCGACCAGAGCGCGCTCAACGTTCGCTGCACGCCGGATGCGACCGCCGGCGCCACGCTGGTCACCGTCTATGCCCCCGACCATCCCGGCATCTTCTACCGCATCGCCGGCGGCATCTCGCTCGGCGGCGCCAACATCGTCGATGCCCGCATCCACACCACCCGCGATGGCATGGCGCTCGACAATCTGGTCATCCAGGACCCGCTCGGCGGCCCGTTCGACGAGCCCGCGCGCCTGAAACGCATGGAAAGCGCCATCGCCGATGCGCTCGCCGGCAAGGTGCGCCTCGCCGACCGGCTGACCGCGAAACCGCTCGCCCGCCGCCGGCAGGAGGCATTCCGCCTCGCGCCGCAGGTGCTGGTGGACAACAAGGCCTCGAACCGCTTTACCGTTGTCGAGGTCAACGCGCTCGACCGGCCGGCCCTGCTCTACGCGCTGACCTACGCGCTTTATGGCGCCCGCGTCACCATCCACAGCGCCCACATCGCCACCTATGGCGAGCGCGCGGTGGACGTCTTCTACCTGACCGACCTGACCGGCGACAAGATCACCTCACCCGCCCGCATCAAGACGCTGGAACGCCGCCTGGCCGAAGTCGCCACCGCCCCCGGCGCGCCACAATCCGCCGAGCTGGCGGCCTGA